From Kitasatospora sp. MAP12-44:
CCCTCGGCATCCTCGTAGCACTCGGTTACACCCGCCGGAGTCATTCCCGGCGTGCCCCCCGACAGCTCGCGCAGGACACTACCGAGGCGTGGTTCAGCGCGCCGACCCTGGAGGGCTTCCCCGCGCGGGAGCTGGCTCCGCTGCTCTCCGGGGAGCACCCGCCGAGCCCGAACCGCCTGCAGACCGCGTGGGTGTTCGCCACCCACGGTCAGGATGCCGTGTGGTTGGAGCACCATTTCGGGCTGCCGGGCGACGTGGCCCACGTGCTCGTCGACGCCGCCCACCACCACGGCGAATCCCACTGACCGGTCCGCGTTGAGCCCTTCGGGCCATCCGGCGGGCCTGCCCTGGTGCGCCTCGCGGGCCGGGGAGGCGGGCGGGCTAGCTTCGTACCGTGGACCGTGTCGTGTCTTTGTCCCAGCTGCTGCGCCGCCCCCTGGTGGGGCGCGCCGGCGAGGTGGTGGGCCGTCTGTCCGATGTGATCGTGCGACTGCGCGGCCGCGACTACCCCGTGGTCACCGGCCTCGTCTCGGAAGTCGGTAGGCGTGAGGTCTTCCTCCCCGTCGAGCAGGTTGCGGACTTCGACGGGGAGCATGTCCAACTGACCAGCGAGGTCGTGGACCTGCGGCCCTTCGAGCGGCGCGAGGGGGAGGTGCTGCTGCGCGCGGATGTGCTCGGGCACCGGGTCATCGATGTCGCCGATGTCGAACTCGTACGGGCCCACGACCTCGAACTGCGCGGGCGCCCGGACGGGTGGGTCGTCGACGGCCTGGACACCGCCCCGCACCGGCCCCGGCTGTTCGGCTTCTTCGCGGGCGAGTCCCAGGCGCAGTGGCGGGACTGGAAGTCCTTCGAGCCGCTGATCGGCCATGCCCAGTCGGCCCGCGTGCGGGGGACGTTCGGGCGCTTGGGCCGGCTCAAGCCGGCCGACATCGCGGACCTGCTGGAGGACGCCAACCGCACCGAGTCGCGCGAGATCCTGCAGACCGTGCACGCCGATCCCGAGCTGGAGGCGGACGTCTTCGAGGAGTTGGAGCCCGACTCGCAGACCCGCCTGCTCCGGGAGCGGAGCGACGCGCAGATCGCCGCGGTCCTGGCGCGGATGCGCGCGGACGACGCCGCCGACGCGATCAACGACCTGCCGCAGAACCGCCGCCAACCGGTGCTCGACGCGCTGCCCGCCGGCCAGCGCACCAAGGTCATGACACTGATGGGCTTCAACCCCTCCAGCGCCGGCGGGCTGATGGCCCTCGACATCCTCACCGCGCCACCCGGCTCGACCGTCGCCGAGGTGCTGGGACGCGTCAGCGCTGCTCGCACCCTCCAGCCCGAGGCGCTCACCAGCGTGCACGTCGTCGCGGAGGGTAACCGGCTGATCGGCACCGCGACCCTGGTGGCCCTGCTGCAGGCCGATCCGGACGCCCGCCTTGAGCAGGTCATGGTCACCGAACCGGTCCGGGTGCTGCCCGACACCGATGCCGAGGACGTCGCCCTGCTGATGACCGACTACAACCTGCTCACCGTCCCCGTCGTCGACCACCAGGACCGCATCCTGGGCGTCATCACCGTCGACGACATCCTGGAGACGGTCATCCCCGAGGACTGGCGCCGCCGCGAACCCGCCCCGCACCCCGCCCACCGCACCGACCAGGCCGCTCCCAATGGGCCCGCGCAGGTCACGGACATCGGCGGATGACGGCACCGGAGAATCCCTCGGAGGACAATCGGAGCGCCCCCGCCACGCCCCCGCCTCAGCCGCCCGCACCGCCGAACCCCAATCCCGCACCACCGGCACCGCCCGCACCGCCCGCACCGCCCGCACCGCCGAAGCCCAAGCCCGCGCCACGACCCAGCGCTGTGCTGGACGAAGCCCATCTCGGCGACATCGAAGGCGCGTTCGGCCGCATCTCCGTCGGGCACGCCGAAGACCGCCCCGGCCTGAAGACCCGGCTGCTGACGCTGCTGGCGATCGTCGGCCCCGGCATCATCGTCATGGTCGGCGACAACGACGCCGGCGGCGTCGCCACCTACGCCCAGGCCGGGCAGAACTACGGCTACTCGCTGCTCTGGGTCCTGCTGCTGCTCATCCCCGTCCTGATCGTCAACCAGGAGATGGTGGTCCGCCTCGGAGCGGTCACCGGCGTCGGGCACGCCCGCCTGATCAACGAACGGTTCGGCAAGTTCTGGGGCTGGTTCAGCGTCGGAGACCTCTTCGTCCTCAACTTCCTGACGATCGTCACCGAGTTCATCGGCATCTCGCTCGCTGCCGAATACCTCGGCGCCTCCAAGTACTGGGTGGTGCCGACCGCCGCCCTGCTGCTGATCGCCGTCACCGCCAGCGGCTCCTTCCGCCGCTGGGAGCGCGCGATGTTCGCCCTCATCGCCGTCAGCCTGCTGCTGATCCCCCTCACCCTGCTGTCCGGACCCCAATGGGGCCAGGCCGCACACCACTTCGTCGTCCCCGGCATCCAGGGCGGCATCTCCAGCGACGCCGTCCTGCTGATCATCGCCATCGTCGGCACCACCGTCGCGCCCTGGCAACTGTTCTTCCAGCAGTCCAACGTCATCGACAAGCGCATCACCCCGCGCTTCATCGGCTACGAGCGCGCCGACACCGTCATCGGCTCCCTGGTGGTCGTCGTCGGCGCCGCCGCCCTGGTCATGATCGCCGACTACGCCGCACGCGGCACGAGCTACGCGGGCCACTTCACCGACGCCGCCGGCGTCGCCCACGCCCTCGCACAGCACAGCCACGCCCTGGCCGTGATGTTCGCGATCGTCCTGATGGACGCCAGCATCATCGGCGCCGCCGCCGTCACCCTCGCCACCAGCTATGCCTTCGGCGACGTCTTCAACCTGCGCCACTCGCTGCACCGCGGCTTCGGCGAGGCCAAGAAGTTCTACGCCTCCTACAGCCTCATGGTGCTGCTGGCCGCCGGCATCGTCCTCATCCCCGGCGCACCGCTGGGCGTGATCACCGAAGCCGTCCAGGCACTGGCCGGACTCCTTCTCCCCTCGGCCAGCGTCTTCCTGCTGCTGCTCTGCAACGACGCCGAAGTCCTCGGACCCTGGGTCAACCCCCGCTGGCTCAACCTCCTCGCCGCGCTGATCATCACCGTCCTGCTTCTGCTCTCCGCCACCCTGATGACCACCACCCTCTTCCCCACCATCGATGTCAAGGCACTCACCGTCTGGCTCGCCATCGCCCTCGTCGTCGCACTGGCCGTGGCGGCCGCCGGGCTGGGGATCGCCCGGCGCCGCTCCGGCGTCCCGGCGCCGCGACCGGTGCTGCCCGCGGCCGAGAAACTGGCCTGGCGGATGCCCCCGCTCGCCCTGCTCAAGCCCGTCCAGTGGTCCCCCGGCCTGCGGCTCGGCATGCTGGCGCTGCGCGGCTACCTCGTGCTCAGCGCCGTGCTGCTCCTCATCAAGGCCATCCGCCTCGGCGGCGCATAAGACCGCCCACCACTTGCCGGTCGGTCCAAGGGCACTCAGGCGGCGTGCTGCTCACCGGTCGGGGAACAGGGTCCGGGCCAGCCGGGCCAGGTCTGCCAGGTCCGTCTCCGCCGTGCGGGTCCCCGCCATGGCAGACGCGGTGGGGCGGCCCGCCCGTATCCCGGCGGAGAACGGCTGTCGGGCGGCGGCCCGCTCCTGCGCTCGCTCCATGACCCCGCGGTGCAGTACACGGCCGGCCAGCGCATCGCCCTCGCTGGCGTCGGCCCGCTCCAGCGCGGCGACCGCCTCCTGCTTCGCGTCCACGACCTGGGCCCGCTGCACGGTGGTGCCGAAGAGCGCACCGGCGCCGGCGAAGACCACTGCTTCGAGGCCGGAGAGCAGGTAGATCAGCCGGTCCCAGTTCTTGTCGCCGCGCATCACGCCGAGCACGACCAGGGCCGCCAGGAAGACGACCAGTAACGCGATGACCGTAACGGTCGCGGCCGGCCCCAGGGGGCCTTGACGGGTGGCCGGAGGCGCCGGCTGAGAAGTGGCCATGGGACAACCCTCCTAGAGCTCGCACACGCTTCAACTACCCACCGCAGCGACGCTTCCAGGCTATCCCCGCAGCGCCGTCCCAGCCGCTCCGGCGCCGGCGCCTCGCAGTGCAGGGGCACGGCGAACGTCAGACCAGAGCGCCTGTGGTCAAGGCGAGCAGGGCGGCTCGGTCGACCTTTCCCGACGCGAGGCGCGGGAAGGCCGCGAGGACCGTGACCGAGGCGGGCGTGAGCGGCGCGGGCAGCAGTTGCCGCAGCTGGCCCAGCACCCTGGTCGGCTCGGCTTCGCCGACCACGAAGACGCGTAGCACCCCTTCCCGCCCGCGATCGTCCGTCACCACCAGCGCGTCGCGAACTCCCTTGAGGCCCTCGGTGAGTTGCTCGATGCCCGCGGGTTCGATCCATCGACCGGAGACTTCAAGGCGGGTGTCGAGGCGGCCGTCCAGTTGGAGCTGACCCGACCTCCCGATCACGCCCAGGTCCCCGCTGCGGTAGGCGCTCACCCGGGCCTGTCCCAGGCGCAGTTCGGCGAAGGCGGCGCCGTCCGCCGCCGGGTGCAGGTAGCCCGGGGACAGTCCCGGCCCGGTGAGCCAGACCTCGCCGTGGACCCCGGGCGGCAGCGGGTTACCCAGGGCGTCGGCCACCACGACGTGGGCTCCGGCGACGCCGTGGCCGACGTGCGTCTCCTGGCCCGGCAGCAGCAGGCCCATGCTGGCCGTGCCGGTCGCCTCGGTGGGGCCGTAGAGGTTCCAGATCTGCGCGGCTGGCAAGGCCTGCCGGGTCCGCTGCAGCAGGGCCCGCCCCGGGGCCTCGCCGCCGAGCAGCAGCCGGGCCACCCCCGACAGCGCCAACGGGGGCGCCTGTGCCTCGGCCTCGTGCAGCAGCTCCGACCAGTAGCTGGGCAGGCAGTTGAGCACGAGCGGGCCGGTGGCGGTGCTCAACTCGGCGACCATCGCGGCGCGTTCGTGCGGCCGCGCGGTGGGGACCCAGGTGGCTCCGCCGGCGTACAGCGGGCCGAGCAGCTGCTTGAGACTGGCGTCGCAGAGCGCAGAGGCCAGCACCGGAAACGGCGGGTGGTCGGCCAGGATCTCCTCGGCGGCCCAGCGCAGGTGGTTGTCGAGGCCGGCTCTCGGGATGCGGACGAACTCCGGCCCGCCGCTCGCGCCCGGGGTCCGCAGCAGGCAGGCCGCCGCCCGGGCGGGGACGGGTGTGGGGCGCCCTGGATCCTGCGCCGCAGCGCCGCCGTCCAGCGCCACGATGGCGGTCCGCCCGGGGACGGCGACGTGCGGGGCGTCCGGGCCGGCGAACAGCACCGTGGCGCCCGAGCGGCGGATCGCCTCGGCCAGCTCTGCCGGCGGTTCGTCCGGGGACAGCGGGAGGAAGGCCGCTCCGCGCCACATGGCTGCCAGGTAGCCGGCCAGCAGACCGGCGCCCGGCCGGGCGAGGACGGCGACCACCTGGCCCGCCGCGCCGCCGCCCAACTCGTGGGCGAGAGCGCCCACTCGGCCCAGCAGGTCGCTGCGGCTGAGGGTCTGCCGGCCGTCCCGCAGCGCGGGAGCTGCGGGGTCCTGGTCGGCCAGCCGGGCCAGCCGAGTGCACAGGTCCTCGGCGGGCTCCCGGAGCGTGGTCAACTGGGTTGCGAGCGAGTCGAGTTCGCTGCTCGGGAGCACGGAGAGCAGCTGCAGCGGGCGGTCCGGGTGGGCCACCATGTCCGTCAGCAGGGCCGCCCACATGGCCAGCAGGGTCCGCAGGGCCACGGCCGTGCGCGCATTGGTGCTCTCGGCGCTCAGCCGCAGGCCGCCGGGGTCGGCGACGGATCTCAGGAGCACGGCGCCCGCGCGCAGTTCGGACCAGCGCAGCAGCTGCCAGCCCGGCGGTACGGCGAGTTCGCCCTGGTCCAGCAGGAAGAGCGGGACGGCGGATCCTTCGGCCAGCGCGGGCCGCAGGACCGACGGCCGCCCGGCTGCCGCCTCCCTCGCCCGACGGGCCAGCTCGCTGCGCGCACTGGCCTCCAGCCGGGGCCCGGCGACGTGGGGCACCGCCTGGGTGAGCGGGCCCGGGGTCGCCTGCCGGACCGGGCCCAGGAGGCCGCGGATGTCGACCAGCTCGGCCAGCGGCGGGGCGTCGTCGGTCAGCCTGCGCAGCAGCGCCTCCAGCGCGAGGCGCGCGAAGGCGTCGGCACCCGGTCCAGCCACCCGGTGTTCGACGCGGACGCCCTCGCCGCGGGCGGTCAGGCCGTCCAGGCCCAGGGCGGTGAGCGCGGGGCTGGGCGTGGACTGGGTCCGCGGGGTGCGCCCATGGCGTTCCGGGGCGAGCAGCCGCTCGGCGTCCAGCAGTGCGCGGTGCCGGGCAGCGACGGCGAAGAAGTCGCCCCAGCGGCCCGTACGGCCCGTGCGGCCCGTGCGGCCGGCCAGCCGGGACTCGATGTCGGCGAGCAGCAGCCCCACCGTCGCGCGGTCGGCGAACAGCGGATCGCCGCTCACTTCGAGGCGGAGGCGGGCGCCGTCAGCGAGGTCGGCCACGCTGACCTCCAGGGTGCCGGCGGTCAGCCGCCAGCCCCGGCCGTCGGGGCTCAACTGGTGGCGACTGGGCTGCGGTTGCTGTCGGCCCTCGCGTGCGCCCGGCCGGTCGAGCAGGGCGCAGCGCAGGACCGGCATGGCCTCCAGGGCGGCGAGGACCGCCGGCAGCAGGTCGCCCGCCCCGGCGCCGCGCCGTTCCACCACGGCGTGGAAGCGCCGGTGGGGATAGGCCAGCGTCGCGCGCTGGAACGGGCTCAGGTCGTGCCCGGCGACCGGCGCGGCCACCGGCCGGCCGCCGGGGGTGGTCCGGGAGGTCATCCCAGGCTCACATCGACCGACATGCCGGCCAGCAGGTCGGACTGCTGGGAATCCGTGGTGATCGTGACGTCGTAGTAGGTCCCGCCGGGCACGCGGGCCGGGTCCAGCAGGATCTGGCTGATCCGACCGGTGACGGTGTGACCGGTGGCCGAGACGTTCAGCGTGGCGGCCTGGCCCTGGTGGACGGCGGTGATCTCGGATTCGGGCAGCTGCGCGGTGACGCTGAGCGGTCCGGCGTACACCGTGACCACGGCGGAGTAGGCGCCGTTCTCGCTGGTGCTGGAGGCGGTGCCGGGGGCGGCGCTGGGGACGAACAGCTGGATGCCCGGCTGCTGGTTGACCAGGGTGCCGCTCTGCGCCGCGGGACCCGCGTAGGTGCGCACGCCCTCGGGGCCGACGACATCACCCGCGGCTCCCGCGGTGTCGGCCACCACCCCGTCCGCCGGTGCGACGATCGAGGTCTGCCGCAACGCCAGTTGGTCAGAGGCCAGTTGGGCCTGGGCTGTGGCCAGTTGCGACTGGGCCTGGGCGATGGTCGCCGGGGTCAGGGCGGTGCCCTGGGCGCCGACCTTGGCCTGGGCTGTCTGGAGCACGACCTGGCTCTGCGAGAGGCGGCCGGCGTCCTGCTGCTCCTGGGCCTGGTTGGAGGACTGGATCGCTCCCAGGCTCGCCTGGGCCTGGGCCAACGCGGCCGAGTCCTTGTCGAGTTGGGACTGCAGGTTGGTGCAGAACTCCTCCTGGCCGACCGGGGTCGAGGGTGCCGCCGTGGGCGGGGCGGGGGTGGTCGAGTGGGAGGCGGAGGCGGAGGGTGACGGCGCGGAGGCCGAGGGCGCGGGTATGGGGGTGAGCGCGGCCGGGGGCGGAGCCGGGGGCGCGGGAGGCGTCGGCCCGGCCGGAGTCGCGGAGCAGTACAGCGCGTAGTGCGTGGTGTCGTTGTCCAGGGTCGCCTGATCGGAGGTGACCACCGTGCTCTGGGCGGCGGTCGCGTTCTGCGCCTCGTTCTGAGCGAGCGTCAGGGCCCCTTGTGCGGTGGTGGTCGCGGCCTGCGCCTTGGCGACGTCGAGCTGGTTCTGGGCGATCTGGTCCGCGGTGGTCTGCGGGTTCCGGTCCTGCGTGAGCAGGGCGTTGTCGGCGTCGACGGCGGCCTGCGCCGCTGCGAGGTTCGCCGCCGCCACACTGCTCACCTGGGTCGCGAGCACCTGGCCGGCTTTGACGTGGTCGCCGGGGCGCACGGTCAGTGTCTGCACCGTCGCCGTGTTGGGAAAGTTCAGGTAGTAGGCGTGTGCGGGGGCGACCTCGCCGCTGAAGCTCACCGGGCGCGAGGCGATCGCGTTGTACGTCAGTACGCCGATGCCCGAACCGACGAGCGCCACGCTCACCGCCACCGCCAGTTGCTTGACGCCCATCGGCGCTCTGGCCGGCCTGATCTCACCCACCCCCGCCTCGCCGCTGGCGAGCGCCGCGTTCATACCGCGCACGGGGCGCGAGGGCTTGGCCATCTGTGCCTCCTGTCCTGTCGTGGCGCAGCGCCGTGTCCGGAGCCGGCCCCGGGGTGGGCCGGCGTCTGCGGAGGGGTCGTACGGCGTGCTGCGCCCATGCGGTCTCTGCTGTGCTGGGATGTCCGCGCCGGGCCGGCGCCGACATGTTAGGGGCGGGTGTCCGCGGGCCGGGGCGTGAGCAGTTCGGTCACCAGGTCGTCGGCGATCGTCATCCCGGGGCGCCAGACGGACCTGGCGATGATCTTGGTGAGGTCGACGCGCGAGCGGTAGCGCTCGGCGATGTCGGTGCACTCGCTGAGCAGGCCGTCCGACAGGGTGGTGGGTTCGAGCCCGAGCCCGAGGAACCGGTCGTTGCGGACGATCAGTTCGTTCTCGTCGTCCTCCCGGCGGGGGTTGGGCAGGTTCGCCACCGGTACGCCGGTCATGCTGCTGACCAACTTGGCCAGGTCGCGCACCCGGTGGGTCTCGGTGACCTGGTTGAAGACCATCGGCCGCTCGCCCGCGGCGGGCGGGTTGGCCAGCGCGATCTCGATACATCGGACGGTGTCGCTGATGTGGATGAACGCGCGGGTCTGGCCACCGGTGCCGTGCACGGTCAGCGGGTGTCCGACCGCGGCCTGCATCAGGAAGCGGTTGAGGACCGTCCCGTAGTCGCCGTCGTAGTCGAAGCGGTTGACCAGGCGTTCGTCGCGGACCGTCTGCTCGGTCTGGGTGCCCCAGACGATGCCCTGGTGCAGGTCGGTGATCCGGACCTGGTCGTTGGCCGCGTAGAAGGAGAACATCAGCTGGTCGAGGGTCTTGGTCAGGTGGTAGACCGAGCCGGGGTGGGCCGGGTGCAGGATCTCGCGTTCCAGATCGCCGGTCGGGGTGGGGACCTTGACGGTCAGGTAGCCCTCGGGGATCGGGGCGGAGCCGGACCAGCCGTAGCCGTAGACGCCCATGGTGCCCAGGTGGACGAGCGCGGCGTCGGTCCCGGTCGCGACCAGCGCGGCGAGCAGGTTGTGGGTGGCGCGCACGTTGTTGTCGACCGTGTAGCGCTTGGTCTGGGTGGAGCGCATCGAGTAGGGCGCGGCGCGCTGTTCGGCGAAGTGCACGACGGCGTCGGGCCGCAGCTCGGTCAGTAACGCGGCCAGCCGGTCGTACTCGGTGGCCAGGTCGAGCCGTACGAAGCCGATCTCCCGCCCGGAGACCTCGCGCCACGCGCGCAGCCGCTCGCCGATGGGCCGGATGGGCGTGAGCGACTGGACCTCGAGTTCCAGGTCGATCGCGCGGCGGCTCAGGTTGTCGACGACGGTGACGTCGTGACCTCGATCGGACAGGTAGAGCGCGGTCGGCCACCCGCAGAATCCGTCGCCGCCGAGAACCAGGACATGCATATCTCCACCTCCATGCTGAAATGCCGGGGGATGCAGGAAATTACCGTGCAGAATAGCTGCATGAAATGCCCGGGCGCGGTCGCCGAAAAAGGGCAGGCGGTCGGCCGGGAAAAGGTGTGCCAGAAATGTGCTGGATGCGCAGGGGGCAGCATGCCTGGTGGGGGTAGGCAGCCGGGCAAGCGACTATGCCACACACTGCGTGGCATGTCCAGAACAAGTCACGAGCCGTGACTCAAAATCCTCAAGTCACCACTCCACGCTGAGTCGTACCCCACCGAGGGCGGGGTGCAGTACGAACTCGTGGGTAACCTTGGCATGGACGCGGCTCAATCGCAATGGGTCTCGCCATGACACTCGACAGGTCTTGCCGTGACATTCGACCGGCCGCCAATTCAAGATCAACCAATTCCGGCCGGGAGTCTGAACCGGATCTTAACCAGACTGGATTAACTGCCTCCGATTCGCCGGCTACACCGATTTGGTCGGCGATGTTAATTTCACGGTCGGGGCTGGCGTCGAATGCGCGTTCGCTGTATACCTGTGATGCTCACTCAGGTGTATACCTGTGGTGCCCACTCAGGCCAGGGAAAGGAAGACTTCCTATGGGAGTGAGAGATAGCGCCGACGGGAAATCGGTTCCCACGGCGCTCGCCCCCGACACGGGACTTCGCACACTCGCGGACGAGGCCGACGCCGCTCTGACGGACGCGAGCGCCGAGGAGATCATCTCCTGGGCGCACCGCACCTTCGGCGCGGGGCTCGTCCTCGCCTCCTCGATGGCGGACACCCACCTGGTCCATCTGGCCCAGACGGTCGCCCCCGGGATCGACGTCCTGTTCCTGGACACCGGGTACCACTTCGCCGAGACCATCGGCACCCGCGACGCCGTGGCGCAGACGTACCAGGTCAACCTGGTCTCGCTGACACCCCGTCAGAGCACCGCCGAACAGGACGCGCAGTACGGCCCGCGGCTGCACGAGCGCGACCCGGAGCTCTGCTGCGCGCTGCGCAAGGTCGAGCCGCTCGACCGGGGCTTAGGACCGTACACGGCCTGGCTCAACGGAATGCGCCGAGCGGAGTCGCCGACCCGTGCCCGCATCCGGGTGGTCGACTACGACGCCAAGCGCGACATGGTGAAGATCTCCCCGCTGGCCGCCTGGAGCCAGGACGACGTAGCGGCCTACGAGTCCGCCCACGGCGTCCTGGTCAATCCGCTGCTCCAGGACGGGTACACCTCGATCGGCTGCGAGCCGTGCACGCGGCGCCCGTTGCCCGGCCAGGACCAGCGCTCGGGCCGCTGGGCCGGCGCGGCCAAGACCGAATGCGGTCTGCACGCATGAGCGGCCAGGAGGGGGCGGCCCCGCCGGTCGTCGAGAGCCCGCCGACGCGGCGGCTCTCCCATCTGGACGTGCTGGAGTCCGAGTCGGTGCACATCTTCCGTGAGAGCGCGGCCCAGTTCGAACGGCCCGCGCTGCTGTTCTCCGGCGGCAAGGACTCCATCGTGATGCTGCACCTGGCGCTCAAGGCCTTCTGGCCGGCGCCGGTGCCCTTCGGACTGCTGCACGTGGACACCGGCCACAACTTCCCCGAGGTGCTCGCCCACCGCGACGCCACGGTGTCCGAACACGGACTGCGGCTGACGATCGCATGCGTCCAGGACTTCATCGACGACGGCCGCCTGCGCGAGCGCCCCGACGGAACCCGCAACCCGCTGCAGACCGTTCCGCTGCTGGACGCGATCGCCCGGGGCGGGCACGACGCCCTGTT
This genomic window contains:
- a CDS encoding CBS domain-containing protein → MSLSQLLRRPLVGRAGEVVGRLSDVIVRLRGRDYPVVTGLVSEVGRREVFLPVEQVADFDGEHVQLTSEVVDLRPFERREGEVLLRADVLGHRVIDVADVELVRAHDLELRGRPDGWVVDGLDTAPHRPRLFGFFAGESQAQWRDWKSFEPLIGHAQSARVRGTFGRLGRLKPADIADLLEDANRTESREILQTVHADPELEADVFEELEPDSQTRLLRERSDAQIAAVLARMRADDAADAINDLPQNRRQPVLDALPAGQRTKVMTLMGFNPSSAGGLMALDILTAPPGSTVAEVLGRVSAARTLQPEALTSVHVVAEGNRLIGTATLVALLQADPDARLEQVMVTEPVRVLPDTDAEDVALLMTDYNLLTVPVVDHQDRILGVITVDDILETVIPEDWRRREPAPHPAHRTDQAAPNGPAQVTDIGG
- a CDS encoding HlyD family efflux transporter periplasmic adaptor subunit, which produces MAKPSRPVRGMNAALASGEAGVGEIRPARAPMGVKQLAVAVSVALVGSGIGVLTYNAIASRPVSFSGEVAPAHAYYLNFPNTATVQTLTVRPGDHVKAGQVLATQVSSVAAANLAAAQAAVDADNALLTQDRNPQTTADQIAQNQLDVAKAQAATTTAQGALTLAQNEAQNATAAQSTVVTSDQATLDNDTTHYALYCSATPAGPTPPAPPAPPPAALTPIPAPSASAPSPSASASHSTTPAPPTAAPSTPVGQEEFCTNLQSQLDKDSAALAQAQASLGAIQSSNQAQEQQDAGRLSQSQVVLQTAQAKVGAQGTALTPATIAQAQSQLATAQAQLASDQLALRQTSIVAPADGVVADTAGAAGDVVGPEGVRTYAGPAAQSGTLVNQQPGIQLFVPSAAPGTASSTSENGAYSAVVTVYAGPLSVTAQLPESEITAVHQGQAATLNVSATGHTVTGRISQILLDPARVPGGTYYDVTITTDSQQSDLLAGMSVDVSLG
- a CDS encoding AMP-binding protein gives rise to the protein MTSRTTPGGRPVAAPVAGHDLSPFQRATLAYPHRRFHAVVERRGAGAGDLLPAVLAALEAMPVLRCALLDRPGAREGRQQPQPSRHQLSPDGRGWRLTAGTLEVSVADLADGARLRLEVSGDPLFADRATVGLLLADIESRLAGRTGRTGRTGRWGDFFAVAARHRALLDAERLLAPERHGRTPRTQSTPSPALTALGLDGLTARGEGVRVEHRVAGPGADAFARLALEALLRRLTDDAPPLAELVDIRGLLGPVRQATPGPLTQAVPHVAGPRLEASARSELARRAREAAAGRPSVLRPALAEGSAVPLFLLDQGELAVPPGWQLLRWSELRAGAVLLRSVADPGGLRLSAESTNARTAVALRTLLAMWAALLTDMVAHPDRPLQLLSVLPSSELDSLATQLTTLREPAEDLCTRLARLADQDPAAPALRDGRQTLSRSDLLGRVGALAHELGGGAAGQVVAVLARPGAGLLAGYLAAMWRGAAFLPLSPDEPPAELAEAIRRSGATVLFAGPDAPHVAVPGRTAIVALDGGAAAQDPGRPTPVPARAAACLLRTPGASGGPEFVRIPRAGLDNHLRWAAEEILADHPPFPVLASALCDASLKQLLGPLYAGGATWVPTARPHERAAMVAELSTATGPLVLNCLPSYWSELLHEAEAQAPPLALSGVARLLLGGEAPGRALLQRTRQALPAAQIWNLYGPTEATGTASMGLLLPGQETHVGHGVAGAHVVVADALGNPLPPGVHGEVWLTGPGLSPGYLHPAADGAAFAELRLGQARVSAYRSGDLGVIGRSGQLQLDGRLDTRLEVSGRWIEPAGIEQLTEGLKGVRDALVVTDDRGREGVLRVFVVGEAEPTRVLGQLRQLLPAPLTPASVTVLAAFPRLASGKVDRAALLALTTGALV
- a CDS encoding Nramp family divalent metal transporter — protein: MLDEAHLGDIEGAFGRISVGHAEDRPGLKTRLLTLLAIVGPGIIVMVGDNDAGGVATYAQAGQNYGYSLLWVLLLLIPVLIVNQEMVVRLGAVTGVGHARLINERFGKFWGWFSVGDLFVLNFLTIVTEFIGISLAAEYLGASKYWVVPTAALLLIAVTASGSFRRWERAMFALIAVSLLLIPLTLLSGPQWGQAAHHFVVPGIQGGISSDAVLLIIAIVGTTVAPWQLFFQQSNVIDKRITPRFIGYERADTVIGSLVVVVGAAALVMIADYAARGTSYAGHFTDAAGVAHALAQHSHALAVMFAIVLMDASIIGAAAVTLATSYAFGDVFNLRHSLHRGFGEAKKFYASYSLMVLLAAGIVLIPGAPLGVITEAVQALAGLLLPSASVFLLLLCNDAEVLGPWVNPRWLNLLAALIITVLLLLSATLMTTTLFPTIDVKALTVWLAIALVVALAVAAAGLGIARRRSGVPAPRPVLPAAEKLAWRMPPLALLKPVQWSPGLRLGMLALRGYLVLSAVLLLIKAIRLGGA
- a CDS encoding phosphoadenylyl-sulfate reductase, which gives rise to MGVRDSADGKSVPTALAPDTGLRTLADEADAALTDASAEEIISWAHRTFGAGLVLASSMADTHLVHLAQTVAPGIDVLFLDTGYHFAETIGTRDAVAQTYQVNLVSLTPRQSTAEQDAQYGPRLHERDPELCCALRKVEPLDRGLGPYTAWLNGMRRAESPTRARIRVVDYDAKRDMVKISPLAAWSQDDVAAYESAHGVLVNPLLQDGYTSIGCEPCTRRPLPGQDQRSGRWAGAAKTECGLHA
- a CDS encoding NAD-dependent epimerase/dehydratase family protein, with protein sequence MHVLVLGGDGFCGWPTALYLSDRGHDVTVVDNLSRRAIDLELEVQSLTPIRPIGERLRAWREVSGREIGFVRLDLATEYDRLAALLTELRPDAVVHFAEQRAAPYSMRSTQTKRYTVDNNVRATHNLLAALVATGTDAALVHLGTMGVYGYGWSGSAPIPEGYLTVKVPTPTGDLEREILHPAHPGSVYHLTKTLDQLMFSFYAANDQVRITDLHQGIVWGTQTEQTVRDERLVNRFDYDGDYGTVLNRFLMQAAVGHPLTVHGTGGQTRAFIHISDTVRCIEIALANPPAAGERPMVFNQVTETHRVRDLAKLVSSMTGVPVANLPNPRREDDENELIVRNDRFLGLGLEPTTLSDGLLSECTDIAERYRSRVDLTKIIARSVWRPGMTIADDLVTELLTPRPADTRP